The following coding sequences lie in one beta proteobacterium CB genomic window:
- a CDS encoding Heat shock protein DnaJ domain protein has translation MKFRDYYETLGVARSATEAEIKAAYRKLARKYHPDVNKEAGAEEQFKAVGEAYSVLKDTEKRAAYDRMGANWKNGQDFTPPPNWNEGFEYSDGNFGGGYEGDQSEFFESLFGRGRHTQGGRGGNPRQGMNFKGQDHHAKIFIDLADAYNGAKRTIALHMPTQDANGHVSTQERKLDVSIPKGIKAGQNLRLAGQGGPGMGTGGAGDLYLEIDFHPNPIYRVDGKDVYLDLPLAPWEAALGTTVNIPTPADSTLELKIPAGTATGRKMRLKEKGIPSKEAGDLYVVPNIVLPHAETDAQKEAYQTLEKAFDFNPRTHLKG, from the coding sequence ATGAAATTCAGGGACTACTACGAAACACTTGGTGTCGCACGGAGCGCTACCGAAGCAGAAATCAAGGCAGCTTACCGCAAGCTCGCTCGCAAATATCATCCAGACGTCAATAAAGAAGCTGGTGCAGAAGAGCAATTTAAAGCTGTTGGTGAAGCCTATTCTGTGCTCAAAGATACTGAGAAACGTGCTGCATACGATCGCATGGGTGCCAATTGGAAAAATGGTCAAGACTTCACCCCTCCGCCTAATTGGAATGAAGGATTTGAATATTCCGATGGTAACTTTGGTGGCGGCTATGAAGGTGATCAGAGTGAATTCTTTGAATCTCTTTTTGGCAGGGGTCGCCACACTCAAGGTGGTCGTGGTGGGAACCCCCGTCAAGGCATGAACTTTAAAGGCCAAGATCATCATGCCAAAATATTCATTGACCTTGCTGATGCCTATAACGGCGCAAAACGTACCATTGCTCTGCATATGCCTACGCAAGATGCTAATGGTCATGTCAGCACCCAAGAACGCAAACTCGATGTCAGTATCCCTAAAGGCATCAAGGCTGGGCAGAATTTACGCTTAGCTGGACAAGGTGGTCCAGGTATGGGCACAGGCGGTGCAGGTGACTTATACCTCGAGATTGATTTTCATCCAAACCCCATTTATCGCGTGGACGGCAAAGATGTGTATCTTGATTTGCCCTTAGCACCATGGGAAGCCGCACTCGGAACAACCGTGAATATTCCCACTCCTGCAGACTCCACTTTGGAGCTAAAGATTCCTGCAGGTACGGCAACCGGCCGCAAGATGCGACTCAAAGAAAAAGGAATCCCAAGCAAAGAGGCAGGTGATTTATACGTAGTACCCAACATTGTCTTACCTCATGCTGAAACCGATGCTCAAAAAGAAGCCTATCAAACACTAGAGAAAGCTTTTGATTTCAACCCCAGAACCCACCTGAAGGGATGA
- a CDS encoding Altronate dehydratase, with protein MIETSEKKLAGPIIRLHPNDNIVVARIDVGIGEAVPSENFTSRSQVPAGYKIAAKKILKGEPILKYNVTVGFANTDIEPGMMVHSHNTEFREFDRDYAYASEYKPTTLLPESERATFQGYVRANGKVGTRNFIGILSTVNCSATVVNKIAEWFTPERLKDFPNIDGVVAFSHGIGCGMEMSGEPMQLLRRTMAGYAQHPNLAAALIIGLGCERNQLKGLMEQESLQENSTLHTFIMQETGGTRKTIEAGIEAVKALLPEANKAKRQTVSASHLCVGLQCGGSDGFSSITANPALGAAIDILSRHGGTGILSETPEIYGVEHTLTRRAASKEIGEKLIQRIRWWKDEYSVGRDVQINGQVSPGNQIGGLANIFEKSLGSSMKGGTGPLMEVYRYAEPVTAKGFVFMDTPGFDPVSATGQIAGGANLIAFTTGRGSMFGSKPAPCIKLATNTPMYERLTEDMDINCGEILDGTVSVQEMGQRIFELFLKTASGEASKSELLGLGDYEFVPWQVGVMS; from the coding sequence ATGATTGAGACATCTGAGAAAAAATTAGCCGGGCCAATTATTCGCCTACACCCTAATGACAACATTGTTGTTGCTCGCATAGACGTTGGTATTGGTGAAGCTGTACCTAGTGAGAACTTCACAAGCCGAAGCCAGGTTCCTGCAGGCTACAAAATTGCCGCAAAGAAAATTCTTAAGGGCGAGCCAATCCTGAAGTACAACGTGACCGTAGGATTTGCCAATACCGATATTGAGCCCGGCATGATGGTTCATAGCCACAACACCGAGTTTCGTGAATTCGATCGCGACTACGCTTATGCCAGTGAGTACAAGCCCACTACCCTGCTACCGGAATCAGAGCGTGCCACCTTTCAAGGTTATGTGCGCGCTAATGGAAAAGTTGGCACACGGAATTTCATTGGGATTCTATCTACCGTCAACTGCTCTGCAACTGTTGTCAATAAAATTGCAGAATGGTTTACACCGGAACGTTTAAAAGATTTTCCAAATATTGACGGCGTTGTTGCTTTTAGTCATGGTATTGGTTGCGGCATGGAGATGAGTGGCGAACCTATGCAACTTCTGCGCAGAACCATGGCAGGCTATGCGCAGCATCCTAACTTGGCTGCGGCCCTGATCATTGGATTAGGTTGCGAACGCAATCAGCTCAAAGGATTAATGGAGCAAGAATCTCTGCAAGAAAACTCTACTTTGCACACTTTCATCATGCAAGAGACCGGTGGCACACGCAAAACAATTGAAGCTGGAATTGAGGCTGTGAAGGCGCTCTTGCCAGAGGCCAATAAAGCGAAACGGCAGACTGTTTCTGCAAGCCACCTATGTGTTGGCTTGCAATGTGGTGGCTCCGACGGATTCTCCTCCATCACCGCAAACCCAGCCTTAGGCGCTGCAATTGATATTTTGTCGCGCCATGGCGGTACTGGAATTCTCTCGGAAACGCCCGAGATTTATGGTGTTGAACACACCCTTACCCGTCGAGCAGCGAGCAAGGAAATTGGCGAGAAATTAATCCAACGCATTCGCTGGTGGAAAGATGAATACTCCGTTGGTCGCGATGTCCAAATCAATGGACAAGTTAGCCCCGGAAATCAAATTGGTGGCCTAGCCAACATCTTCGAAAAGTCACTTGGCTCTTCCATGAAAGGCGGCACAGGCCCCTTAATGGAAGTGTATCGATATGCGGAGCCAGTCACAGCTAAAGGCTTTGTATTTATGGATACGCCTGGATTTGACCCCGTTTCTGCAACTGGTCAGATTGCTGGTGGTGCAAACCTCATTGCATTCACCACAGGACGTGGATCGATGTTTGGATCAAAGCCAGCGCCTTGTATCAAACTTGCTACCAATACACCCATGTATGAACGACTCACCGAAGATATGGATATTAATTGCGGTGAGATCTTGGATGGCACGGTCTCAGTCCAAGAGATGGGGCAACGTATTTTTGAGCTCTTTCTCAAGACAGCTTCTGGTGAAGCCTCTAAAAGCGAACTATTGGGGCTTGGGGATTATGAATTCGTACCCTGGCAAGTTGGGGTAATGAGCTAA
- a CDS encoding 3-hydroxyacyl-CoA dehydrogenase, NAD-binding protein — translation MSQYVAVIGTGTMAAGIAAGFISHSIPVAILGRSKEKSGDCLKKAIQLAVKIGLHGENASLDMTSIEAAQVSTTMESWEAWDECFWIIETVAENLELKKQIFAYLDGKVPAHIPIGSNSSGFPITKISADLKSANRMMGAHYFMPAEVVPLVEIVMGEKTESAFAEKVCQIYKDIDKKPVLVKKDIPGFLANRIQHALMREALSLVQEGIASPEDIDDAVRYSFGFRYAAVGPMTQKEISGWDGMANAAKEIYPSLSNITTLPPKVVQLMKDGKTGMKAGEGFRKWTPEEIQQTSISYSKRLKAAFDVLNMD, via the coding sequence ATGAGTCAATATGTAGCCGTAATCGGCACTGGAACCATGGCCGCAGGAATTGCAGCAGGATTTATCTCTCACAGCATTCCCGTTGCAATATTGGGAAGAAGCAAAGAGAAGTCTGGCGACTGCCTAAAAAAAGCGATTCAACTAGCAGTCAAGATTGGTCTACACGGCGAGAATGCTTCACTTGATATGACCTCTATCGAGGCAGCTCAAGTAAGCACTACTATGGAAAGTTGGGAAGCGTGGGATGAGTGCTTCTGGATCATTGAAACTGTTGCCGAGAACCTGGAATTAAAGAAGCAAATTTTTGCTTATCTTGATGGCAAAGTGCCAGCGCATATACCCATCGGCAGTAATAGCTCAGGCTTCCCAATCACCAAAATCTCTGCCGATCTGAAAAGTGCGAACCGAATGATGGGAGCGCACTACTTTATGCCAGCAGAGGTAGTGCCTTTAGTAGAGATTGTGATGGGAGAAAAAACAGAGTCGGCTTTTGCAGAAAAGGTATGTCAAATCTATAAAGATATCGATAAAAAACCAGTGTTGGTTAAAAAAGATATTCCTGGATTTTTGGCGAATCGTATTCAACATGCGTTGATGAGGGAGGCGCTTTCCCTTGTGCAAGAGGGGATTGCAAGTCCGGAAGATATTGATGATGCTGTGCGCTACAGCTTTGGTTTTCGTTATGCAGCCGTTGGGCCAATGACTCAAAAAGAGATCTCTGGCTGGGACGGAATGGCTAATGCGGCAAAAGAAATCTACCCATCCCTTTCCAATATCACCACCCTACCGCCAAAAGTAGTGCAGCTGATGAAGGATGGCAAGACTGGTATGAAAGCTGGTGAAGGCTTCAGAAAATGGACGCCGGAAGAAATTCAACAGACCTCAATTTCGTATTCAAAAAGGTTGAAAGCAGCCTTTGATGTACTGAACATGGACTAA
- a CDS encoding SMP-30/Gluconolaconase/LRE domain protein, with translation MTMHNPFQPVEKIKAEVFMSMPAKFRKKSRTAWSDPNRQNAEVECFLEGPSFDREGNLWFLDIPFGRVFRITPKGDWDLVTQFDGWPNGLKFHKDGRAFICDYKLGLLALDPKTGKVETILGSMYSENFKGLNDLHFASNGDLYFTDQGQTGIADPTGRVFRLRANGQLDRLAINVPSPNGITLNTQEKHVFVAATRSQQIWRLPLMADGSVSKTGVAIQLTGGVAGPDGIEMDSENGLLVCHLGIGIWRFDSNMLPTHLIYSDNPHHHHLANMCFGGEDGKDLYITESLSGDILKAHLPVAGKKMFGLS, from the coding sequence ATGACGATGCATAACCCATTTCAGCCCGTAGAAAAAATTAAGGCAGAAGTTTTTATGTCGATGCCTGCTAAGTTCAGGAAAAAATCCCGTACCGCCTGGTCGGATCCCAATCGTCAAAACGCTGAAGTAGAGTGCTTTTTAGAGGGCCCTTCATTTGATCGTGAAGGTAACTTGTGGTTTTTGGATATCCCTTTCGGTCGGGTTTTTAGAATCACGCCCAAGGGTGACTGGGATTTGGTCACTCAATTTGATGGCTGGCCCAATGGCTTGAAGTTCCATAAAGATGGTCGCGCGTTTATCTGCGATTACAAGCTGGGCTTATTGGCTCTTGATCCGAAGACCGGTAAGGTCGAAACGATCTTAGGTTCCATGTATAGCGAAAACTTCAAAGGCTTGAATGATTTGCATTTTGCCTCCAACGGTGACCTTTACTTTACCGATCAAGGTCAAACGGGCATTGCCGATCCAACTGGTAGGGTATTTAGATTGCGAGCCAATGGCCAGTTAGATCGTTTGGCTATAAACGTACCAAGCCCCAATGGCATTACCTTGAATACGCAAGAAAAACATGTATTCGTTGCCGCCACAAGATCGCAACAAATTTGGCGCTTGCCCCTTATGGCAGACGGCTCTGTTTCTAAAACCGGTGTAGCCATTCAATTAACTGGTGGTGTTGCTGGGCCAGATGGTATTGAGATGGATTCTGAGAATGGATTGCTGGTATGTCACTTAGGTATTGGTATCTGGAGGTTTGATAGCAATATGCTTCCGACGCATTTGATTTACTCGGATAACCCACACCATCATCACTTAGCAAACATGTGCTTTGGTGGGGAGGATGGTAAAGATTTGTACATTACCGAATCTCTCTCTGGCGACATCTTGAAGGCACATTTGCCAGTAGCTGGCAAGAAGATGTTTGGTCTCTCCTAA
- a CDS encoding GntR family transcriptional regulator codes for MVSPKLKESLPLYKVLANALTQRIYEGDWAVGSHLPSEAALCKSFEASRHTLRHALQTLERDGLVLRRQGAPTQVISRRKVRRFTQSFNSPIDILSYPRNTYRQNIVEDFIELDKPLSEMIGGAVGSSWYHIGGIRKQQDSEEVIAWTDIYILPQFASLTSDPEHSQVMVFEQIEKKYGTRIDRAEVDVYAVGVSANIAKKLELKVGDPCLVIVRRYFDNQDKLFEVTFTYHPHNKYTYKMEFKSDAGN; via the coding sequence TTGGTCTCTCCTAAATTGAAAGAGTCTCTACCGCTTTATAAGGTCTTGGCAAATGCGCTGACTCAGCGGATTTACGAGGGTGATTGGGCGGTAGGGTCTCATTTACCATCGGAGGCGGCGCTCTGTAAAAGCTTCGAAGCAAGCCGCCATACATTAAGACATGCTCTTCAAACCCTAGAGAGGGATGGACTTGTATTGCGTCGTCAAGGGGCACCAACTCAGGTGATCTCAAGGCGAAAGGTGAGAAGGTTTACGCAAAGCTTTAACTCACCGATTGATATTTTGAGTTATCCGAGAAATACCTATCGACAAAATATTGTTGAAGATTTTATTGAGCTGGATAAACCGCTGAGCGAGATGATTGGTGGCGCAGTAGGCTCTTCTTGGTATCACATTGGAGGTATCCGTAAGCAACAGGACTCTGAGGAAGTCATTGCATGGACCGATATCTACATCCTTCCCCAATTTGCATCTTTAACTTCGGATCCTGAACATAGTCAGGTCATGGTGTTCGAGCAAATCGAGAAAAAGTATGGCACTCGAATTGATCGGGCCGAGGTGGATGTGTACGCTGTGGGTGTGTCTGCCAATATTGCAAAGAAGCTTGAGTTGAAGGTAGGTGATCCATGCTTGGTTATTGTTCGTCGTTACTTTGACAATCAGGACAAGCTTTTTGAGGTCACTTTTACCTACCACCCACACAATAAGTACACTTATAAGATGGAATTTAAGAGTGATGCTGGAAATTAA
- a CDS encoding Putative malate dehydrogenase, producing the protein MKHLSIAKAEAFIAQALHANQVPLADAQVVAQLMVKSDLVGADGHGIFRLPAYIKRIRAGGINLAPNIHIEREQGATALINGDNALGHLVMNKAVDIAIEKVKQHSVCWVGSHYGNHSGAASVYVRKLAEQGYIGIYMAVGNANHMAPWGGIDLLLSTNPIAIAVPSGDKPIVLLDIATTVAAYGKVKLAAQKGEPIPDTWMIDKNGQPITDPKKSSEGSLLPIGGYKGYGLAVMIGLLAGALNNAAVGKDTIDFNAHHDLITNTGQTIIAVDPSAFGDKELFTARVIALVDDLKASSKLPGVNQIRVPGDGAARVMAERLQNGIPISTELQESLNNCAKECGIAALDL; encoded by the coding sequence ATGAAACACTTATCTATCGCTAAAGCTGAGGCATTTATTGCCCAAGCATTACATGCCAATCAAGTGCCCTTAGCGGATGCTCAAGTTGTTGCGCAACTGATGGTGAAATCAGATCTCGTCGGCGCTGATGGACATGGAATTTTCAGGCTGCCCGCTTACATTAAAAGAATTCGTGCGGGTGGCATCAACCTCGCGCCTAACATTCATATTGAGCGTGAGCAGGGTGCAACTGCATTGATCAATGGCGATAACGCCTTGGGTCATTTGGTAATGAATAAAGCGGTCGATATCGCAATAGAAAAAGTGAAGCAACACAGCGTTTGCTGGGTCGGTAGTCATTACGGAAATCATTCTGGAGCAGCATCCGTATATGTAAGAAAGTTAGCTGAGCAAGGTTACATTGGCATTTATATGGCGGTTGGTAATGCTAACCATATGGCGCCATGGGGCGGCATCGATTTGTTGTTATCAACCAACCCCATTGCCATTGCTGTGCCATCAGGTGATAAGCCGATCGTTTTGCTGGATATTGCCACTACGGTAGCCGCTTACGGCAAGGTAAAACTTGCTGCTCAAAAGGGCGAGCCCATTCCAGATACTTGGATGATTGACAAGAATGGTCAGCCAATTACGGATCCAAAAAAATCTAGCGAAGGTTCTCTGCTGCCAATTGGTGGATACAAGGGGTATGGACTTGCAGTGATGATTGGCTTGCTTGCTGGAGCCTTAAACAACGCAGCTGTTGGGAAAGATACGATTGATTTCAATGCCCATCACGATCTCATTACTAATACAGGCCAAACAATTATTGCGGTTGATCCAAGCGCCTTTGGGGACAAGGAATTATTTACTGCCCGAGTGATTGCATTGGTTGATGATTTGAAGGCCTCCTCTAAATTACCGGGTGTTAACCAGATTCGAGTGCCTGGAGATGGTGCCGCTAGGGTGATGGCAGAGCGACTTCAGAATGGCATCCCGATATCAACTGAATTACAAGAGTCTTTGAATAACTGTGCCAAGGAGTGTGGAATTGCAGCATTAGATTTATAA
- a CDS encoding Putative exported protein, with protein MIKKSIKKIVLGSLVLPLVLGTAFAAYPDKPIKMLVGYAPGSSTDIVGRMVANELSIALKQSVIVENRGGAAGSLAADAVAKSTPDGYTVLFAQNGLAINVAANPRLPFNGQKDLLPVVGVAATPHILIVNNNSKAKNVAELIAMLRADPGKMSFGSSGIGNSDHMAGELFLATTGTQAIHIPYKGGSPAATDLVGGQIDFYFAGMPVGLPLYKGDKVNALAVTSKNRFSGVPDLVTMQEAGVKGYEMALWQGMFVPAGTPPAIISTLSAAILKILDTPEMKERFVKAGVQIAPMNTQQFSDLYNSDIARWKVVIEKAKIKLD; from the coding sequence ATGATTAAAAAATCAATTAAAAAAATAGTTTTAGGTTCTTTAGTATTACCACTAGTTTTAGGAACAGCATTTGCAGCCTATCCAGATAAGCCAATCAAGATGTTGGTTGGGTATGCGCCAGGAAGTTCAACGGATATCGTTGGAAGAATGGTGGCGAATGAGCTCAGTATTGCCTTAAAGCAGTCGGTTATTGTTGAAAATAGAGGTGGGGCTGCAGGTAGCTTAGCAGCCGATGCGGTAGCTAAAAGCACTCCTGATGGCTACACCGTTCTGTTTGCGCAAAATGGTTTAGCAATTAATGTGGCTGCGAACCCAAGGTTGCCCTTTAATGGCCAAAAAGATTTGCTACCGGTTGTCGGCGTAGCTGCCACTCCACATATCTTGATTGTGAACAACAATTCAAAGGCTAAAAATGTAGCAGAGTTAATTGCCATGCTCCGTGCCGATCCTGGAAAAATGAGCTTTGGCTCTTCTGGCATTGGTAACTCCGACCATATGGCTGGAGAGCTATTCTTGGCAACTACTGGCACCCAAGCAATTCATATCCCATACAAGGGTGGATCACCAGCCGCAACTGATCTAGTAGGGGGTCAAATTGATTTTTACTTTGCCGGCATGCCTGTTGGACTCCCTTTGTACAAGGGTGACAAAGTAAATGCACTCGCTGTTACTAGTAAGAATCGATTTAGCGGAGTCCCTGATTTAGTGACAATGCAAGAGGCTGGTGTAAAAGGTTATGAAATGGCTTTGTGGCAAGGAATGTTTGTGCCTGCAGGTACACCCCCTGCAATTATCAGCACCCTTAGTGCGGCGATTCTGAAAATTCTAGATACTCCAGAAATGAAAGAACGTTTTGTAAAAGCGGGCGTACAAATTGCACCTATGAATACTCAGCAATTTTCTGACTTGTACAACTCTGATATCGCTAGATGGAAAGTGGTTATTGAAAAGGCAAAAATTAAGCTAGATTAA
- a CDS encoding pirin domain-containing protein, producing the protein MCLLPPEKIYTMLTIRKSQERGYADHGWLKSFHSFSFAGYYDPQFMGWGNLRVINEDRVAAGMGFGKHSHRNMEIISYVLSGELAHEDSMGNVKGIPPGDIQRMSAGSGVTHSEFNHAKDQSTHFLQIWIEPNVTEIAPSYEQKSIPLEEKQGKLCLIASPDGGGNAVKIHADARMYVGLFNDAQSQQFDLDPKRKAYAHLVRGSLDINGIQLSGGDALFIEGEDKLTISNGKDAEVLVFDLYQQ; encoded by the coding sequence ATGTGCTTACTCCCTCCAGAAAAGATCTACACCATGCTTACCATTCGAAAATCTCAAGAACGCGGCTATGCTGACCATGGATGGCTGAAAAGCTTTCACTCCTTCTCTTTTGCCGGTTATTACGACCCCCAATTTATGGGATGGGGTAATTTAAGGGTAATCAACGAGGATCGAGTTGCTGCAGGCATGGGCTTTGGTAAGCACAGCCACCGCAATATGGAAATCATCAGCTATGTTTTATCTGGTGAACTGGCTCACGAGGACAGCATGGGGAATGTCAAAGGTATCCCACCTGGCGATATTCAACGCATGAGTGCTGGTTCTGGCGTTACCCATAGTGAGTTCAATCACGCCAAGGATCAAAGCACCCATTTTCTGCAGATTTGGATTGAACCTAATGTTACCGAGATCGCCCCAAGCTATGAGCAAAAATCCATTCCTCTCGAAGAGAAACAAGGGAAGCTATGTTTGATTGCTTCGCCAGATGGTGGAGGCAATGCCGTCAAAATTCATGCAGATGCCAGAATGTATGTAGGCCTTTTCAACGATGCACAGTCCCAGCAATTCGATCTCGATCCAAAACGCAAAGCTTATGCTCACCTCGTAAGAGGCTCTCTGGATATCAACGGCATACAGCTATCCGGTGGGGATGCCTTATTTATTGAAGGCGAAGACAAGCTAACTATTAGCAATGGTAAGGACGCTGAAGTGTTGGTCTTTGATCTTTATCAACAATAA
- a CDS encoding TRAP transporter solute receptor TAXI family protein: protein MGSIKQDIKETYLGIYEAAQEKWADFAQFFREAWPLLLILLIGLVGVWWYADPPPPRHVVMATGQPGGSYDILGKKYAAFFEKKGITLELLPTKGAEDNMTRLADRKDPVQAAFVQAGAFDPHSVKGVQSLGTISYDPIWLFYRGAEVRETDYEEIKLRSRYFLNSRMSVGEKGSGTYAQAMQILKANGFDVGAHFLYLSGTKSVEALRKGEIDAAFIVDSYEAPNVQALLADPNLHLSAFPRAEAYSRLLPYMQILNVPTGSFSLIRNFPARDIKLMASTTNLFIDDRMHPALQFLFLEAAREINGKSSFFSEHGEFPSFKHTGLPESPVALHYEKNGSPLLMTYLPFWLAELVNRLIFVLLPFCALAYPVLLTLPGYRNKRMRRKINQLYGVLKTYEQELTTNFDPEKKDEYLKKLDLLEYQALQLKVSKSMASDYYALRTSIDYVRNCLNRGVHPYQFQEDAGGV, encoded by the coding sequence ATGGGAAGTATCAAACAAGACATTAAAGAAACCTACCTGGGTATCTATGAGGCTGCTCAGGAAAAGTGGGCTGACTTTGCCCAGTTTTTCAGGGAGGCTTGGCCGTTATTGTTGATCTTATTGATTGGATTGGTAGGGGTGTGGTGGTACGCTGATCCACCACCACCGAGGCATGTAGTGATGGCAACCGGCCAGCCTGGCGGATCTTATGACATCCTGGGAAAAAAGTATGCAGCTTTTTTCGAGAAGAAAGGTATTACGCTAGAGCTACTTCCGACCAAGGGCGCGGAAGACAACATGACGCGTTTGGCCGATCGTAAAGATCCCGTGCAGGCCGCATTTGTTCAGGCGGGCGCTTTTGACCCCCATTCCGTGAAGGGCGTTCAATCCCTCGGCACAATTTCCTATGACCCCATTTGGTTGTTTTATCGTGGTGCCGAGGTAAGGGAGACGGATTACGAGGAAATTAAGCTTAGATCGCGCTATTTCCTCAATTCCCGAATGTCTGTTGGTGAGAAGGGGAGCGGAACTTACGCACAAGCAATGCAAATATTGAAGGCCAATGGATTTGACGTGGGCGCTCATTTTCTTTATCTCTCCGGAACAAAATCCGTGGAGGCTTTAAGGAAAGGTGAGATCGATGCTGCTTTTATAGTTGATTCCTATGAGGCTCCCAACGTGCAGGCCTTGCTAGCAGACCCAAATTTGCACTTATCTGCATTCCCTAGAGCAGAGGCTTATTCCCGGTTGTTGCCGTACATGCAAATTCTGAATGTTCCAACTGGCAGCTTTAGCTTGATACGTAACTTTCCCGCCAGGGATATTAAGTTAATGGCCTCAACTACAAATTTATTTATTGATGACAGAATGCATCCAGCGCTCCAATTCTTATTTTTAGAGGCAGCGCGCGAGATTAACGGAAAGTCTAGCTTCTTTTCCGAGCATGGTGAATTTCCATCTTTCAAACATACTGGTCTGCCTGAAAGCCCTGTGGCTTTGCATTATGAAAAAAATGGCTCCCCATTATTAATGACGTATTTGCCATTTTGGTTAGCTGAGTTAGTGAATCGCTTGATATTTGTATTGTTACCATTCTGCGCTTTGGCTTATCCAGTCCTACTGACCTTGCCGGGATATCGCAATAAGCGCATGCGTCGAAAGATCAACCAGCTCTATGGTGTTCTCAAAACCTATGAGCAAGAGTTAACGACTAACTTCGATCCAGAGAAAAAAGATGAGTACCTCAAGAAACTGGATCTTCTGGAGTATCAAGCTCTGCAGTTAAAGGTTTCAAAGAGTATGGCTAGCGACTACTATGCCTTGCGCACTAGCATTGACTATGTCCGTAACTGTTTGAATCGCGGCGTTCATCCTTATCAGTTCCAAGAAGATGCTGGTGGCGTATAG
- a CDS encoding putative membrane-anchored protein — MKPYDHPARKQLHEEVHARPPIALWPNERVLSQSFLLDANSRQTQIEWIQKLSAALGISNDHEQDHSFKMLTLAPEPERVLIKWELHGEFATIAAIMHNPVKITGPLLESRLVLEKGLEALFRGLGCPTIVEAGGERISALDLTFEHRPLFTEAQEVSDIFSGNTVLGSYILSSKQAQLWTDLRLDDDGFISYFIPHNILGSRQAGRVARAIAEAETYRMAAMIAFPVAKSLSMPLRSAESELADLSKNISQLQTEPGVHTEKDGQFLGELSHLASRAEQWISGYGLRFTASEAYSQLLSKNLYELAESPIAGVQSLSEFMDRRFQPAMGTCIWTQRRLKELSDRISRTTQTLRTRIEFVNEEQTQKLLASMDQRARLQLRLQETVESLSVLVLTYYAVSLLAYVAKGGKEAGFAIHPEIVAAIAAPVVAIIFLFISKRRRKRIIEMGKSL, encoded by the coding sequence ATGAAACCCTACGATCACCCCGCTCGCAAGCAGTTGCACGAAGAAGTGCATGCGCGTCCCCCAATTGCACTTTGGCCCAATGAAAGGGTGTTGTCACAATCTTTTTTGCTGGATGCTAATTCTCGTCAGACTCAAATTGAGTGGATTCAAAAGCTAAGCGCTGCATTGGGCATTTCCAATGATCATGAGCAGGACCATTCTTTTAAGATGCTCACCTTGGCGCCCGAGCCAGAGAGGGTGCTGATTAAGTGGGAGTTGCACGGTGAGTTTGCAACTATCGCGGCAATCATGCATAACCCTGTCAAAATTACTGGCCCACTCTTGGAGTCTCGCCTGGTTCTTGAGAAGGGCTTGGAAGCATTGTTTCGAGGCTTAGGGTGCCCCACAATTGTTGAGGCAGGCGGCGAAAGAATTTCCGCATTAGATCTTACATTTGAGCATCGCCCACTTTTTACAGAGGCTCAAGAAGTATCCGATATTTTTAGTGGCAATACCGTGCTGGGGAGTTATATCCTATCTAGCAAGCAGGCTCAGTTGTGGACCGATTTGCGTTTAGATGATGATGGCTTCATCTCTTACTTTATTCCACACAATATTTTAGGTTCGCGCCAGGCTGGCCGCGTAGCACGAGCCATCGCTGAAGCAGAGACCTATCGTATGGCAGCCATGATCGCTTTCCCGGTAGCTAAGAGTCTTTCAATGCCATTGAGAAGTGCGGAGTCAGAATTGGCGGACTTATCTAAAAACATCTCTCAGTTACAAACTGAGCCCGGTGTACATACTGAAAAAGATGGACAGTTTTTAGGCGAACTATCTCACTTGGCATCAAGGGCTGAGCAGTGGATCTCGGGATATGGATTACGTTTCACTGCTTCTGAGGCCTACAGCCAATTACTCAGTAAGAACTTATATGAGCTAGCGGAATCTCCGATTGCTGGGGTACAGTCTCTCTCTGAGTTTATGGATCGACGTTTTCAGCCTGCGATGGGTACCTGCATCTGGACGCAACGAAGATTAAAAGAGCTCTCTGACCGCATCTCAAGAACAACTCAAACCTTGAGGACGCGTATTGAGTTTGTAAATGAGGAGCAAACGCAAAAATTACTCGCTAGCATGGATCAGCGAGCGCGTTTGCAATTGCGATTGCAAGAAACCGTAGAGAGCCTCTCGGTCCTGGTCCTAACTTACTACGCAGTGAGTTTATTGGCCTATGTTGCGAAGGGCGGCAAAGAGGCTGGCTTTGCTATTCACCCAGAAATTGTTGCCGCAATTGCTGCTCCAGTGGTGGCGATTATCTTCTTATTTATTAGCAAGCGAAGACGCAAGCGAATCATTGAGATGGGTAAATCTCTCTAG